In Astatotilapia calliptera chromosome 23, fAstCal1.2, whole genome shotgun sequence, a genomic segment contains:
- the LOC113016942 gene encoding striated muscle preferentially expressed protein kinase-like isoform X7: METKEGPGRHHDKAGRKGPSGEGGRVMDYNPDASDRRATLPGTYDPVVERELRTLGSRPPGPHLDPTNPARLQTADESQGLSSYVPLSSPQPPLTTHKNSISTQKQHSGKVKPSGPQTSNTGQSSGTNSAVMTPKLARAGPKIFDKVLAFEERRVDLPRGAASFESDESGKKTGGPSKDESRILQGAAQKRAVFKQRASSLEDKTNYSQRIQNYQSKFTEELQRIKKLVGKPSLKKAYSTEQLSQKDRLHMGKLEPIPAQVVKKLEARERALEEGKVGEREGGSIWKNSQQAQGKDPGNQSSSSEKEKMTQSDLHGKPVDSARKISVTTATPPVHQLPGQPLPIATKTSLIRETLQSSLAADKDTLVNTSHKSSSSSRVDSKRDTNMDNKADHRSPGPTGKRASPVTAREPGPQFPPKPPRLTPSPNPSISPLLKRRKAEVGRTSPAMKVNIPTILVEDEPMETESVPHRSNEGRKREGRVHKSKKGRSAQRKSADEGGSSDDSYLSADDEPAEAPRFEKPLEDTTAPSASEVTLQCIITGSPTPTEPTHTQCGKSAVSLEISSPIQSDEEYLSPQEEVMEVGGSLPHHLKEPPSFQVAPCDQAVTEGQDVVMSVKARGQPKPMVYWLKDRVSVKTAGHFTVREMEDGTSEMRIGSAQRSDAGLYACRIINEYGSKQAECRLEVRAQTALTITREVKDAAVRAGESAVFECHITGPPDVDVDWLSRGKLIQPALLNCKMHFDGKRCRLMLNSVHEDDSGTYTCKLSTAKEELTSSAKLIVTPSKEPLFTRKLDILEVIEGRTARFDCKVSGSPAPRVTWMHFESRVEESDNIRILQEGGRHSLVITHVGSDTEGFYTAVAQNIHGKSECTAELYVQEPRAAVSSHMSKLEKMPSIPEEPEVFDNEVEKRTMPDFVQPLADVEVIEGKEAVLKCKVAGLPYPTIAWYHNSRRIENSEERKMTQYRDVHSLIIRGACHAHGGVYKAVISNKVGKAACYAHLYVTDIVPDPPDGPPVIEAITGKTITLSWKTPKRLDPSLDAGSLVYVVQQQPLGSIQWSVVASNLRETNYTVTSLSKGVRYAFRVLASTGKTLSKPSPATDLVQLLDRGPYLRKAPIILDKPEVVYVVENQPANITITLNHVHAAVTWKKRGVVLVSKPGMCEMSMPDDDQHTLKLQRVRSTDIGQLVVTARNQFGSDLCTLQLAMAVPPKFETIMEDVDVQVGETCHLAVVVEGKPDPDILWFKDDALLSESSHFTFVYDDPEYSLVVLNAQPHHSGVYTCTAKNLAGSNSCKAELTVHTERKEAEEPMEDEGTILRKMRRLTDYYDIHKAIGRGAYSYVKRVTRKNGKTEFAAKFISARGNRKALALREMELLSELDNERILYFHDAFEKKNVVVLITDLCHEELLERMAKKTTVMELQIRSSVQQVLEGLRYLHQKNIAHLDIKPENILMASPGSDQIRICDFGNAIKLETSEEHYCKYGTPEYVAPEIVNQTPVSTATDIWPVGVITYLCLTGVSPFAGENDKATALNIRNYNVAFEESMFSDLCKEAKGFVIKLLVVDRLRASAIECLRHPWFKSPTNKSISTAILKQVLARRRWQRSLISYKSKMVMRSIPELLDDSSSHVFIAVARHLKEGSPPPSSSSDSDADVDELPFIPMPLSMVFSGSRVSLNEIPGDEDVTGRHGFIADGTRKKESIGANNRGGECIKDEDITPNEAQTENIKRAPLKKGSSVESDESQTKARRSTMRRGSSADSALLLHIDPEEESTEKESEERNKSLKKAVSMELPNRSPSPGATKLSQEDYALKLELMRQRLLRGGNVDKNMSGLRGPLFETLGIEDERQTGSLDRNLRRSRTGPSTLVRAASSESPGEDTPKTKVFRKSTSFTQGDSEPMPLHRRFGAPLEIPSVGSSSIVGKKLQEATSMSALTEDTKAKSASTTAQGRPDQQEKHMSELGEEEGMKEKRTKSQIEGADKEECDYAYPSVITPIIIIEEEEDEEERKENQALHISKQKVKDKEMSQSSEEASFAGQSQTPDKPQSKDPSTIANTKSADASSPPEHPAVFAKVATPERSPGSVSSSSNPDLPSIPRQLILRTDIKDIDSEELFEARFKKRESSLTRGLKKLTRNKSEEKSPVLSRKANEGAEEIYRPAPRGAPLEMVSSGLKEKSKSVQDLRRDDQETGLGLIGRFSLRAKRSPSTEKKVQKSQEDKQSNVQETAKSKRVSWAVGRSKSLDTKELNGGGTQKNVDDREQGKAEESSVSAMRRKFESKVAGISAKLRTQSEERNNKDTEKELAQGDLHKVTDSPVLAMKQRFENKVAGISAKIRSQSEERKGDSEGKRTPLFTRHRHSQSEGRGLKGMGIPENQLAKQTGASGSKESVESTSSIHSESERRSRWDRWGLTRGKKDKTPSQSDLPSSVPKEEAKSQQFVRSASDFAPVFHIKLKDHVLLEGEPVTLSCLPAGSPQPQITWMKDRKPLEVDDRVNLISHPDGRQLVMIRKSTYKDAGVYECVASNPIATITTSCTLSIACVPKRPGTPEVPQTYNNTALVLWKPSETKSPCSYILERKTEGDSNWLTVATGIADCYYNVTDLPPGGTFKFRVACVNKAGQGPYSNCCRPVSLAPTVGGASPTVAVVKTAPTPPTPVITSSVTFPSHKPVQNSVPRSTVSTITSTSSTPKHEALTDASYLQSASPSSTIVVTPIPLTSSPSGPSTNPSLPSAGATVDGTQKISPTLPSSSTSKATSPFVLPKPQSPVNVVTPMTQTAAVLPPPSVVTPPSTPTKPTVASVPTYVPTITATARVAPTPVSFTPQVLQTSSLSPIGDGASTPARGTPSGRATPSTALRQGVPQKPYTFLDEKARGRFGVVRECRENATGKIYMAKIIPYIQENKQEILKEYEILKSLHNEKVMGLHEAYITPRYLVLVAEYCTGKELLYSLIDRFRYSEDDVVGYLVQIVQGVEYLHNRRILHLDLKPDNIMVTNLNAIKIVDFGSAQTFNPLSLKQQESGPGTLEYMAPEMVKGEVVGPPADIWTVGIVTYIMLSGHLPFEDKDLQHVESKILMAKFDPTKLYPNVSQSASAFLKKMLSSYPWARPTTKDCFTHAWLQDSYLMKLRRQTLTFASSRLKEFLVEQQSRRTEEATKHKVLLRTYQSSPQSPASGTSPHVPSPK, from the exons ATGGAAACCAAAGAAGGGCCCGGGAGGCACCATGATAAGGCTGGCCGGAAAGGACCTTCAG GTGAGGGAGGAAGGGTGATGGACTACAATCCCGATGCTTCAGATCGCAGGGCCACCCTCCCCGGCACCTATGACCCTGTAGTGGAGCGAGAGCTCCGCACTCTGGGTTCCCGACCTCCAGGGCCCCATTTGGATCCCACAAACCCAGCAAG GCTTCAAACTGCTGATGAATCACAGGGCCTGTCCTCCTATGTCCCCCTGTCTTCCCCCCAGCCACCTCTTACCACGCACAAAAACAGCAtcagcacacaaaaacaacactcgGGCAAAGTCAAACCTTCAGGTCCTCAAACTTCTAATACGGGCCAgtcatctggcaccaacagtGCAGTTATGACGCCCAAACTGGCTCGTGCAGGACCCAAGATCTTTGACAAGGTCCTTGCCTTTGAGGAGCGAAGGGTGGATCTGCCACGAGGGGCAGCTTCCTTTGAATCAGATGAGAGTGGAAAGAAGACAGGAGGCCCGAGCAAAGATGAGAGTCGAATACTGCAGGGTGCAGCCCAGAAGAGAGCGGTATTCAAGCAGAGGGCCTCTTCATTAGAGGACAAGACAAACTACTCCCAGAGGATCCAGAATTACCAGAGCAAGTTCACAGAAGAGCTCCAGCGGATCAAGAAGCTTGTGGGGAAACCAAGCTTGAAGAAGGCATATTCAACTGAGCAGCTGTCACAGAAAGACAGGCTGCACATGGGGAAACTAGAACCCATTCCTGCCCAAGTAGTTAAAAAGTTAGAGGCGAGGGAGCGAGCCCTAGAGGAAGGAAAagttggggagagggaggggggcagCATATGGAAGAATTCTCAGCAGGCCCAAGGCAAAGACCCGGGGAATCAGAGCAGCAGCTCCGAAAAGGAAAAGATGACACAGTCAGATTTGCACGGGAAACCAGTAGATAGCgcaaggaaaatctctgttaCCACGGCAACGCCACCAGTTCACCAGTTACCAGGACAACCGTTGCCAATAGCTACAAAGACGAGCCTAATCAG GGAAACCCTACAAAGCTCTCTGGCAGCTGACAAAGACACACTTGTTAACACATCCCACAAatcttcatcctcctccagAGTTGATTCAAAGAGAGACACCAACATGGACAACAAGGCGGACCACCGATCACCAGGCCCAACAGGGAAGAGAGCATCCCCAGTAACTGCAAGGGAACCAGGACCCCAGTTCCCACCCAAGCCTCCTCGGCTCACCCCATCACCCAATCCTTCCATCAGCCCGCTCCTAAAACGAAGGAAGGCGGAGGTGGGGCGGACATCTCCGGCCATGAAAGTGAACATCCCCACCATCCTGGTGGAGGATGAACCCATGGAGACAGAAAGTGTTCCACACAGGAGCAACGAGGGAAGGAAGAGGGAGGGCAGAGTACACAAGAGCAAAAAAGGCCGTTCTGCTCAACGGAAGTCTGCAGACGAAG GCGGTTCTTCCGATGACTCTTACCTGTCTGCTGATGATGAGCCAGCTGAGGCCCCGAGGTTTGAGAAGCCTCTTGAGGACACCACCGCACCCAGCGCCTCTGAGGTCACACTGCAATGCATCATCACTGGCAGCCCAACCCCTACTG AGCCGACCCACACGCAATGTGGGAAATCTGCTGTATCTCTGGAAATCAGCAGTCCAATCCAGTCAGATGAGGAGTACCTGAGTCCTCAGGAGGAGGTGATGGAGGTCGGAGGCTCACTTCCTCACCATTTAAAAGAGCCTCCCTCATTTCAG GTGGCACCATGTGACCAGGCGGTAACCGAGGGTCAAGATGTTGTCATGTCAGTGAAAGCCAGAGGCCAGCCCAAACCCATGGTTTACTG GCTGAAGGACAGAGTCTCGGTGAAGACAGCAGGGCACTTCACTGTGCGAGAGATGGAAGATGGCACCAGTGAAATGAGGATCGGCTCGGCTCAGAGGTCAGATGCAGGGCTGTATGCTTGCAGGATCATCAATGAGTATGGAAGCAAACAGGCAGAGTGCAGACTGGAGGTCAGAG CACAAACGGCGTTGACGATCACCAGGGAGGTAAAAGACGCAGCAGTGAGGGCTGGAGAATCAGCCGTGTTTGAGTGTCACATCACGGGACCTCCAGATGTGGACGTGGACTGGTTGTCCAGGGGGAAGCTGATCCAGCCTGCACTGCTCAACTGTAAGATGCACTTTGACGGAAAGAG GTGCCGTCTCATGCTAAATTCAGTACATGAAGACGACAGTGGGACATATACTTGCAAGCTGAGCACTGCCAAAG AGGAGCTGACCTCGAGTGCAAAACTGATCGTCACGCCGTCCAAGGAGCCTCTGTTCACACGAAAGTTGGACATCCTGGAGGTCATCGAAGGACGCACGGCACGGTTTGACTGTAAGGTGAGCGGATCGCCTGCTCCGAGAGTCACATGGATGCATTTTG AGTCACGAGTGGAGGAGAGTGATAACATTCGCATCCTTCAAGAGGGGGGTCGTCACTCGCTTGTCATCACCCACGTTGGCAGTGACACAGAAGGATTTTACACAGCAGTTGCTCAAAACATTCACGGAAAGTCTGAATGCACTGCTGAGCTGTACGTGCAAGAACCCCGAGCTGCCGTCTCCTCTCACAT GTCCAAGTTGGAGAAGATGCCGTCCATCCCAGAGGAACCTGAAGTGTTCGACAACGAGGTGGAGAAGAGGACCATGCCGGACTTTGTGCAGCCTCTGGCTGATGTGGAAGTCATTGAAGGGAAGGAGGCGGTGCTGAAATGCAAGGTGGCGGGCCTGCCATACCCAACTATTGCCTGGTATCACAACAGCAGGCGCATTGAGAACAGCGAGGAGCGCAAAATGACTCAGT ACAGGGATGTCCACAGTCTGATCATTCGGGGCGCTTGTCATGCTCACGGAGGTGTTTACAAGGCTGTCATCTCCAACAAAGTGGGCAAAGCAGCCTGCTATGCTCATCTGTATGTTACAG ATATTGTTCCTGATCCTCCTGATGGGCCTCCGGTGATTGAGGCCATTACAGGAAAAACTATAACCCTCAGCTGGAAGACACCAAAGAGACTCGACCCTTCACTTG ATGCCGGCTCCTTGGTGTATGTGGTCCAGCAGCAGCCTCTGGGCTCCATCCAGTGGTCTGTTGTGGCATCAAACCTGAGGGAGACAAACTACACCGTCACCTCGCTGTCAAAGGGAGTCCGCTATGCTTTCAGAGTCCTAGCATCCACTGGGAAAACGCTTAGCAAGCCATCGCCTGCCACTGATCTAGTCCAGCTGCTGGACAGAG GACCGTACTTGAGGAAAGCGCCGATAATTTTAGACAAGCCAGAAGTTGTGTACGTGGTTGAGAACCAGCCTGCCAACATCACCATCACGCTGAACCATGTGCATGCAGCTGTCACCTGGAAAAA GAGGGGCGTGGTGCTGGTCAGTAAGCCGGGGATGTGCGAGATGAGCATGCCGGACGATGATCAACACACCCTGAAGCTGCAGAGGGTCAGGAGCACAGACATCGGTCAGCTGGTGGTCACGGCCAGAAACCAGTTTGGCAGCGACCTGTGCACACTTCAGCTGGCCATGGCAG TGCCTCCCAAATTTGAGACCATAATGGAGGACGTAGATGTGCAAGTCGGGGAAACATGTCATCTGGCTGTTGTGGTCGAAGGAAAGCCAGATCCGGATATTCTGTGGTTTAAG GATGATGCGCTCCTCTCGGAGAGCAGCCACTTCACATTTGTTTACGACGACCCAGAGTATTCACTTGTCGTCCTCAACGCTCAGCCCCATCACTCCGGCGTGTACACCTGCACTGCCAAGAACCTGGCCGGGTCCAACTCCTGCAAGGCCGAGCTCACAGTTCATACAG AGcgaaaagaagcagaagagcCAATGGAGGATGAGGGAACCATTCTGAGGAAGATGAGGCGTTTGACAGATTACTATGACATCCACAAAGCGATAGGGAG GGGGGCCTACTCCTATGTGAAGAGAGTAACTCGCAAGAACGGAAAGACCGAGTTTGCTGCCAAATTCATTTCTGCTCGCGGAAATAGGAAAGCCTTGGCTCTCAGAGAGATGGAGCTTCTGTCTGAGCTGGATAACGAGAGGATTCTCTACTTCCATGATGCCTTTGAGAAGAAGAACGTGGTGGTGCTTATCACAGATTT ATGTCACGAGGAGTTGCTGGAAAGAATGGCCAAGAAAACAACAGTCATGGAACTGCAG ATCCGCAGCAGTGTTCAGCAGGTTTTGGAGGGTCTTCGCTATCTCCACCAAAAAAATATAGCTCACCTCGACATAAAG CCAGAAAATATTTTGATGGCAAGTCCAGGGAGTGATCAGATCCGcatttgcgacttcgggaatgCCATTAAATTGGAGACTTCAGAGGAGCACTACTGCAAATACGGCACACCAGAATATGTCGCTCCAGAGATTGTTaaccaaactccagtttccacaGCAACAGACATATG GCCTGTTGGTGTCATCACTTACCTCTG cCTGACCGGCGTGTCACCTTTTGCGGGCGAGAATGACAAAGCCACTGCTTTAAACATCAGGAACTACAATGTGGCGTTTGAGGAGAGCATGTTTTCTGACCTCTGCAAAGAAGCAAAAGGATTTGTCATCAAGCTTTTGGTGGTGGACAGACT GAGGGCAAGTGCCATCGAGTGCCTTCGTCATCCTTGGTTCAAG TcaccaacaaacaaaagcatcaGCACAGCTATTCTAAAACAAGTTTTGGCTCGAAGGCGATGGCAG CGTTCCCTCATCAGCTATAAATCCAAAATGGTGATGCGGTCCATCCCTGAGCTCCTAGATGACTCAAGCAGCCATGTCTTCATTGCTGTGGCCCGGCATTTAAAAGAAGGCTCCCCGCCACCCTCCTCTTCGTCTGATTCAGATGCAGATGTGGATGAGCTTCCCTTTATTCCTATGCCACTGTCCATGGTTTTCTCGGGTTCCAGGGTCTCCCTCAATGAGATCCCAGGGGATGAAGATGTCACGGGACGGCACGGTTTCATTGCAGATGGGACaaggaaaaaggaaagcatAGGTGCAAATAATAGAGGAGGAGAATGCATAAAAGATGAAGACATAACCCCAAATGAGGCgcaaacagaaaatataaaacGAGCTCCCTTGAAAAAAGGATCAAGTGTGGAGTCAGATGAATCCCAGACAAAAGCCAGGCGGTCTAcaatgaggagggggagttCTGCCGATTCAGCGCTGCTTCTCCACATTGACCCAGAAGAAGAAAGTACAGAAAAGGAAtcagaagaaagaaacaagagTTTGAAAAAGGCTGTTTCCATGGAACTACCCAATCGCAGTCCAAGCCCTGGGGCTACAAAGTTAAGCCAGGAGGATTACGCCCTAAAACTGGAACTGATGAGACAACGGCTGCTCAGGGGAGGAAACGTGGACAAAAATATGAGTGGCCTTCGAGGGCCCCTTTTTGAAACACTCGGCATTGAAGATGAGAGGCAAACAGGATCCCTTGATCGGAATTTGAGAAGATCAAGAACTGGGCCGTCAACACTCGTCAGAGCAGCTTCCTCTGAGAGTCCAGGAGAAGACACGCCAAAGACTAAAGTTTTTCGCAAAAGTACCTCTTTCACTCAGGGGGATTCTGAGCCCATGCCCCTGCACAGAAGGTTTGGAGCCCCCTTAGAGATACCATCTGTGGGTAGTTCTAGCATAGTAGGGAAGAAGCTCCAGGAGGCAACCTCGATGTCTGCACTAACAGAAGACACAAAAGCGAAGTCTGCCTCAACCACAGCACAGGGAAGACCAGACCAACAGGAAAAACATATGAGCGAACTTGGTGAGGAAGAAGggatgaaagaaaaaaggaccAAGTCCCAAATAGAAGGGGCAGACAAAGAAGAATGTGATTATGCATATCCTTCTGTTATTACtcctataataataatagaggaggaggaggatgaagaagagaggaaagaaaaccaGGCATTACATATCAGCAAGCAGAAAGTGAAAGACAAGGAAATGTCACAGAGtagtgaagaagcatcctttgcaGGGCAGTCTCAAACACCTGACAAACCCCAATCCAAGGATCCTTCTACTATAGCCAATACAAAGTCTGCAGATGCATCTTCACCCCCGGAACATCCAGCAGTATTTGCCAAAGTAGCAACACCTGAGCGATCTCCAGGTTCTGTCTCTTCTTCATCAAACCCAGACCTTCCTTCCATCCCTCGCCAGCTTATTCTCAGAACAGACATCAAAGACATTGACTCAGAGGAGCTCTTTGAAGCGAGGTTTAAAAAGCGAGAATCGTCTTTGACCCGTGGCCTCAAAAAACTCACCAGAAACAAATCAGAGGAGAAATCGCCTGTATTAAGTAGAAAAGCAAATGAGGGGGCTGAAGAGATTTATAGGCCTGCACCAAGAGGGGCGCCTCTAGAAATGGTATCGTCAGGACTTAAGGAGAAATCGAAATCTGTTCAAGATTTAAGAAGAGATGACCAAGAAACAGGCCTTGGTTTAATTGGAAGGTTTTCCTTGCGGGCCAAGAGGTCACCATCCACTGAGAAGAAGGTTCAGAAATCACAAGAAGATAAGCAATCCAATGTGCAGGAAACGGCTAAAAGCAAGAGAGTGTCTTGGGCTGTTGGTCGCAGTAAGTCTTTGGATACAAAGGAACTGAATGGTGGAGGGACACAGAAGAATGTGGATGACAGGGAGCAAGGAAAAGCTGAGGAGTCGTCTGTATCTGCCATGAGGCGTAAGTTTGAGTCCAAAGTGGCAGGAATCTCTGCCAAACTAAGGACTCAGTCAGAGGAGAGGAACAATaaagacacagagaaagagCTGGCTCAAGGGGATTTACACAAGGTCACAGACTCTCCTGTCCTGGCAATGAAACAGAGGTTTGAGAACAAAGTGGCAGGAATATCTGCAAAAATACGCAGTCAGTctgaagagagaaaaggagattcAGAGGGAAAGCGCACACCCCTGTTTACCCGCCACCGTCACTCTCAGTCTGAGGGCCGTGGACTCAAAGGAATGGGAATCCCTGAGAATCAGCTAGCAAAACAAACTGGCGCCTCAGGGTCTAAGGAATCAGTTGAATCCACTTCTAGCATCCATTCTGAGAGTGAGAGAAGGTCACGGTGGGACAGGTGGGGTTTGACAAGGGgcaagaaagacaaaacgcctTCCCAATCTGATTTGCCCTCAAGCGTCCCCAAAGAAGAGGCAAAAAGCCAACAGTTTGTCCGCTCTGCTTCAGATTTTGCTCCAGTGTTTCACATCAAATTGAAAGACCACGTCCTGCTGGAGGGGGAACCTGTCACTCTTAGCTGCCTTCCAGCTGGTAGCCCACAACCACAAATTACATGGATGAAAG ATCGGAAACCACTGGAGGTGGATGACAGAGTCAACCTAATCTCCCACCCAGATGGAAGACAGCTTGTAATGATCAGAAAGTCCACCTATAAGGACGCCGGGGTTTACGAATGTGTAGCATCCAACCCCATAGCTACTATTACTACCTCCTGTACTCTTTCCATAGCTT GTGTCCCCAAACGACCAGGGACCCCTGAAGTTCCTCAGACTTATAACAACACAGCCCTGGTGCTGTGGAAGCCATCTGAGACAAAATCTCCATGCAGCTACATTCTGGAAAGAAAAACCGAGG GTGATTCGAACTGGTTAACTGTAGCCACTGGAATTGCCGACTGCTACTACAATGTCACAGACCTGCCACCAGGTGGCACCTTCAAGTTCCGCGTGGCCTGTGTGAACAAGGCCGGACAGGGGCCGTACAGCAACTGTTGTAGGCCAGTTAGCTTGGCGCCCACAG TTGGAGGAGCTTCACCTACCGTTGCTGTTGTAAAGACAGCCCCAACCCCACCTACGCCTGTGATTACCTCCTCAGTGACATTCCCTTCACACAAACCAGTCCAAAATAGCGTTCCCAGATCAACGGTCTCCACCATCACCTCCACTTCCTCTACTCCAAAACATGAAGCCCTCACTGATGCATCCTATCTTCAATCTGCATCTCCATCATCTACAATTGTGGTGACTCCTATCCCTCTAACCTCCTCACCTTCCGGCCCTTCAACAAACCCTTCATTGCCATCTGCAGGTGCAACAGTGGATGGCACACAAAAAATAAGCCCCACTCTCCCTTCATCATCCACCTCCAAAGCAACCTCTCCCTTTGTCCTACCCAAACCTCAGAGTCCAGTAAATGTGGTGACTCCTATGACACAGACTGCAGCTGTATTACCCCCACCTTCTGTTGTAACCCCACCTTCGACCCCCACAAAACCAACCGTGGCCTCAGTACCCACATATGTCCCCACGATCACTGCTACTGCTCGTGTGGCCCCGACTCCGGTGTCCTTTACCCCACAAGTACTACAGACCTCCAGCTTGAGTCCCATCGGTGATGGAGCCAGTACCCCCGCCAGAGGCACCCCATCGGGACGCGCTACACCCTCTACTGCTCTACGACAGGGAGTTCCACAGAAACCGTACACTTTCCTAGATGAGAAAGCGAG GGGTCGGTTTGGAGTCGTCCGAGAGTGCAGAGAGAATGCGACAGGTAAAATCTACATGGCAAAGATCATTCCCTACATTCAAGAGAACAAGCAGGAGATCCTGAAGGAGTATGAAATCCTGAAATCTCTTCACAATGAAAAAGTCATGGGTCTCCACGAAGCCTACATCACACCACGCTACCTGGTGCTGGTGGCAGAGTACTGCACTGGCAAAGAGCTGCTATACAGCCTTATAGACAG GTTTCGTTACTCTGAAGACGATGTGGTGGGATACCTGGTCCAGATTGTCCAGGGGGTCGAGTACCTCCACAACCGTCGCATCCTCCATCTGGACCTCAAGCCTGACAACATCATGGTGACCAACCTCAACGCCATCAAGATTGTGGACTTTGGGAGCGCGCAGACCTTCAACCCCCTCAGCCTCAAGCAGCAGGAATCAGGACCAGGAACGCTGGAGTACATGG CTCCTGAGATGGTGAAAGGCGAAGTGGTTGGTCCTCCTGCAGATATTTGGACTGTTGGCATTGTCACCTACATTAT GCTTAGTGGTCACCTCCCCTTTGAAGATAAGGACCTTCAGCATGTTGAATCCAAAATCCTGATGGCCAAGTTTGACCCAACGAAACTGTACCCAAATGTGTCTCAAAGTGCCTCTGCATTTCTCAAGAAGATGTTGAGCAGTTACCCATG GGCCCGCCCGACTACAAAAGATTGCTTCACACATGCCTGGCTGCAGGACTCCTACCTGATGAAGCTCAGGAGACAGACTCTCACCTTCGCCTCCAGCCGACTTAAAGAGTTCCTGGTGGAACAACAAAGCCGTCGCACAGAGGAAGCCACCAAGCACAAAGTGCTGTTGCGGACCTACCAGAGCTCCCCTCAGTCCCCGGCATCTGGGACTTCTCCGCATGTTCCTAGCCCAAAGTGA